In Gossypium arboreum isolate Shixiya-1 chromosome 6, ASM2569848v2, whole genome shotgun sequence, the following are encoded in one genomic region:
- the LOC108485219 gene encoding classical arabinogalactan protein 5 — MAKSFACFLLFALIAGCALGQAPSSAPTMSPPSSSPKPAPKISPTTAPTVSPTASPPSTATPPSSAPESSPTSSPPAPPTSPTGSPGATSPTTSISQPPASSPTAPSAAALKTVTLAGSAFTVILAAAALLI; from the coding sequence atGGCCAAATCTTTTGCTTGCTTCCTTCTCTTTGCCCTCATTGCCGGTTGTGCTCTCGGCCAAGCTCCCAGCTCCGCTCCAACCATGTCACCGCCGTCTTCTTCTCCAAAACCAGCTCCCAAGATCTCTCCGACCACCGCTCCCACCGTTTCTCCAACAGCTTCTCCGCCTTCAACCGCCACTCCTCCATCTTCAGCCCCTGAATCTTCTCCAACTTCCTCTCCTCCTGCTCCTCCCACCTCTCCCACTGGTTCTCCCGGCGCTACTTCTCCTACAACCTCCATAAGTCAGCCTCCGGCTTCGTCTCCAACTGCGCCAAGTGCCGCGGCTCTGAAAACAGTCACTCTCGCCGGGTCTGCATTCACAGTCATTTTGGCAGCCGCCGCTTTGTTGATCTAG
- the LOC108485218 gene encoding blue copper protein-like, which translates to MARSGAGTTMSGVVVVMWWCMVVQRLEATVFTVGESSGWVVGVDYDAWAKSKNFKLGDLLVFDYSSAYAIDEVFENGYNTCNIDHPITSDNSGSTVISLLNAGPHYFICGTPGYCAQGMKFIANVTA; encoded by the exons ATGGCAAGGTCAGGGGCAGGGACGACAATGTCGGGTGTTGTGGTGGTGATGTGGTGGTGTATGGTGGTGCAGAGGCTGGAAGCTACAGTTTTCACCGTTGGTGAGAGCAGTGGATGGGTTGTTGGTGTTGATTATGATGCCTGGGCTAAATCCAAGAACTTTAAACTTGGTGATTTACTTG TGTTCGATTATTCAAGTGCCTATGCAATAGATGAAGTCTTTGAAAATGGCTACAACACATGCAATATCGATCATCCGATCACCTCCGACAACAGCGGCTCCACCGTCATTTCTCTCCTCAATGCCGGCCCTCATTACTTCATCTGCGGTACACCTGGTTATTGTGCCCAAGGCATGAAGTTCATCGCTAATGTTACCGCTTAA
- the LOC108485650 gene encoding blue copper protein-like, which yields MASSSVGMACLGLVLCMVVGPSLATVYTVGDTSGWATGVDYSSWANDKTFKVGDSLVFNYPTSHTVEEVSSSDYSTCTVGKAISTDSTGATTINLKTAGTHYFICGVAGHCESGMKLAIKVESSSSSSSTDKPSTTSPSTTTTTKIPDSSSSWNLSPVLAFATTWVALCVMMVVS from the exons ATGGCAAGCTCAAGTGTGGGAATGGCCTGTCTTGGGCTAGTTTTATGCATGGTGGTTGGGCCAAGCTTGGCCACGGTTTACACTGTTGGTGACACCTCTGGCTGGGCAACCGGTGTCGATTATAGTAGTTGGGCTAACGACAAGACCTTCAAAGTTGGGGATTCCCTCG TTTTCAATTACCCAACAAGCCATACAGTGGAGGAGGTAAGTTCTAGCGATTACAGTACATGTACGGTGGGGAAAGCAATCTCGACAGATAGCACCGGAGCCACCACCATCAATCTGAAGACCGCCGGTACTCACTACTTCATTTGTGGTGTGGCTGGTCATTGTGAGAGCGGCATGAAGCTTGCGATCAAAGTGgagtcttcttcttcttcatcttccaCTGATAAACCATCAACCACTTCACCATCTACTACTACGACGACTAAGATCCCGGATTCATCTTCTTCATGGAATCTTTCACCGGTTCTGGCTTTTGCTACAACTTGGGTCGCATTGTGCGTGATGATGGTTGTTTCATAA
- the LOC108485498 gene encoding uncharacterized protein LOC108485498: MDIPQEVDDYIKETIEDSLGLEISTQSLQLKLRSTEEAQRRLRDQCLFLLSKLKEKDQIIERSKAEANMNAVALKKFVEENQKLAAECANLLTQCNKWERECSLYDRDREALMDFGNEADERAKKSEIRAHELEEELRKLTEELRFYKHHYENQGIDSSSEGTALEENLLESVLSTLISKDEVMCGRAFLEANNSLEACQKMLKMWNRLRPSTRKILSLAAEVKTLEKDKEHLRMNLCKAEDEVKVLFEENNILDEANKRLLRQYHKEKNLHGSDGKHSGSASTKTNKRKSSPKICSPIEKKIDFTDPDSARKPLSPLRHNFPDLRI; encoded by the exons ATGGATATTCCTCAAGAAGTTGATGATTACATTAAAGAAACAATTGAAGATTCCTTAGGTCTTGAAATCTCCACTCAATCTTTGCAACTAAAGCTCCGCTCCACCGAAGAAGCCCAGCGTCGACTCCGTGACCAGTGCTTATTCCTTCTCTCAAAATTGAAGGAGAAAGATCAAATCATCGAGCGCTCAAAG gCGGAAGCGAATATGAATGCGGTGGCGTTGAAGAAATTCGTGGAGGAGAATCAGAAGCTTGCGGCGGAGTGTGCGAATCTGTTGACTCAGTGTAACAAATGGGAAAGAGAGTGTTCGCTCTATGATCGTGATAGGGAAGCGTTGATGGATTTTGGGAATGAAGCGGATGAGAGGGCAAAGAAATCTGAGATTAGGGCTCATGAATTGGAAGAAGAATTGAGGAAATTAACTGAAGAATTAAGGTTCTACAAGCACCATTATGAGAACCAAGgg ATTGATTCATCTTCTGAGGGCACTGCTTTGGAAGAGAATTTGCTTGAGTCGGTTCTATCAACGTTGATTTCTAAAGATGAAGTTATGTGTGGACGAGCATTCTTGGAGGCAAATAATTCACTTGAAGCATGTCAAAAGATGCTTAAAATGTGGAATAG GTTGAGGCCTTCAACTCGAAAAATTTTGTCACTGGCTGCGGAAGTAAAGACCCTTGAGAAAGACAAAGAACATCTCAGAATGAACCTTTGTAAAGCTGAAGATGAG GTCAAAGTTCTGTTTGAAGAAAACAACATATTGGATGAAGCGAACAAAAGATTATTGAGGCAATACCACAAAGAAAAGAACCTCCATGGTTCTGATGGGAAGCATTCTGGTAGTGCATCTACGAAG ACAAACAAGCGAAAATCAAGTCCCAAGATATGCAGTCCAATTGAGAAGAAGATTGATTTCACTGATCCGGATTCAGCAAGGAAGCCTCTCTCACCCTTGCGGCATAACTTCCCTGACTTAAGAATTTAG